The segment AGCTCCAAGACCTCCCCAGTCAGGGGCGTCACCTCACCCTGCACAAAAGAGAGCACTGGCCGCAAGGCTGTGGCTTATCTTTTTTTGGAAAGTCAGGCCGATCTGCAAGAAGAGCGGAAAGCACTTGTCCGGCTCTCTCCTCTCAACATATGTACGCTGTGTTTACTGCCTCTCCGCCAATGGGGAAAGGAAGCCTGCTGGACGGAGGGCCTGATTTGACTGGGTCTCGAGCCTCTGCCTTATGGGGTCAGTTTAGATGAAACAGAACCCCGCCCAAGACGAGTTTTATCTAAGAATATAAGTCTTCTCCTAAGGCTACTCCCAGAGTGAAAGGCAGAGATGTGGGGACCTGATGGCTTGTTCAGTCCCCTCCTTTTAGAGAGAGGAAGTACAGTTCTATGAGGGTCCTTGCTGGTTGTCCTTCTGACCCACGTCATGTACTTTTCCTGTCCTTTTGGGGCTATGATCAGTCAGGTGGCCACAAAGAAGGTATTGATGGGAAAGCCAACAACTTTTGTCTAAAGTAATTGTTAAATTAATGGGAGAGACTGACTTGTtaactaattctctctctctctctcctctctctctctctctctctctctctctctctctctctctctctctctctcacacacacacacacacacacacacacacgatgaaaCACTTTAGAAGTCAGAATGCAAGCCTTCAAGTTCAGTAATTCTTTGCCTAGAGCTAATCAGGCCCATGACTTATAAATACGATTTCATAACTAAAATGAAGGTGGAAAAAAGGTAGGAAGAGAAAAGACCAAATATGCAACATGGTTTTGAAATAATAATTGCTTAAGAATTTATCGCACTCTCAATATTATTTCTCCTCCCCAAATTTCCTTTAGTCTCCAGGTGAGGGAGGTGGTAGGAGGTAAGTGGGTGGGCTTGGGAGACTCATCAGTGGGGGGCTTTGAACCAGATTGATCCAAGGGGCAAGGGGACTCGACCCAGGTTCTCTGAGAAAACAAGGTGTTGTTATTGTTCACAGTGCTGGGGATTGCACCTGAGCTAGGCACATTCAGAGGGAGcgttccaccactgagctacccaGCCCCAACGccacccatttatttatttatttatttatttatttatttatttatttattttaagatgaaGGTTTATTGTTAGTGATGTGAGTGTAGTCGGGAGTGGGGTGACATGCACATATGAGTACAGGTGTCTGCGGAGAGGATAGAGGCATCACCCCCTCCTGGAGCCATTGTAAGCTGCCTGGCAcctgttctgggaaccaaaccctgcgCCTCCGAAAgagtagtgtgtatgtgtagtgctgagccatctccccagcacccccTAGAGTTACTCTTGAGTTCATTTGTTTATGGTAATGAAGAATCTAACCCAGTATCACTTTGTTCATgccaagcaagtgctctaccactcattaaggtaaaaaaaaaaattgttatttttgtttgacaCAGTTCAATAGGAAAGAAACTCAAAAGTGACAGTGACACGACACAAAGGAAACAAAGTTTCAGATGCTATTGTTAACACAGAGCCTGAGCCTGCTTGGCCTTGCATAGCACCCTTTGAGGGCTGGGCTGTTTCCACGGGGCAGGGTGCCTATTTTGGGGTTCTCAATTGAAACATGTTTCAGAGAGGGACAGCGACTGGAAGGGACAGTTGCTTCCTGTGTATAGCCGAGCCACAGCTGTCAGGGCTCTTTGTATAGCAGAGCCACAGTTGTCAGGGCTTGTTAGTTTTTCTAGCTCCAAGAATAATCAGCAGCTGTCTTGGACTTAGAAGGCTGGGGTTTGGCTGAAAGAATTAGTCCTCTGGCCCCACTTTCTCTCCTTCACAGCGGGAAGCTTGTGGACTTTGGTAATGGGCTATATCCCAGGTGACTGGGGAGTGTAGTTTCTGGCAACAGCAGTTTCTGGCCTTTGAAGCACTTGTCACTGACCACCTCCCACTTCACTGAGGGTCCCAGAAGTAAGAGGCTTGGCCAAGGCCACACTCCCTGTATGTGTGCAGTCTGCTCCAGATTAGGGTCTGACTCACATGCACGCTCTGAGAAGCCTCTTATTGGCATCTCCTCCTCAGCACGTTGGCACATACAGCACTCTGACTTGTAATCATGAGTTCGCCAACTTGTCTGCCTTGCCATGCACTAAGAGCCAGGGCCTTTTGACATTTGAGTGTCACCTCCCACCCATGCAGTCTACCTTGGGACTcactttttgtgtgtttgtggggcAGTCTATAGTTTCATCCCTTCAGGGATGTGGCTTTCTGGTTTTCAAAGCCCTAGTGAGATACTTGTTCATCAAACATCATTGCCTGAGTTTTAAACATATATCTGTTGTAAGAGACCTTTGTGAACGTTTTGAACATATTTGGTAAATTGGGTTTTGAGTCGTGTCCTTTCTTCATGTCCCTGTTTATAGAGCGATCCCAAGCACCTTGGGGCTGTTGAATCTGGCTTGGAGTTTATCTATTTACCCGTTCCAGCCTCTACTCTGTCCTGTTGTTGTTTATGATCATCCTTTTCTATGTATGTCTTGACTTCTCCAACTAAATTATAAACTCCAGAAGGCACAGTTAAGTCCtttatttgtgagtgtgtatccTTAGGACATCTTCATGAAGTGTAATCTGAACAAGTATTTGCTGAGGGCTTTGGAGTAGCAGAGGCAGGTTGTCCAGTATCAGTGACAGGTATTTGTACTTTGGATGTAGATTTTAAACAGATTCAAAGACCAGCCATATGGGAGGGAATGCCCAGGGCTGCATGCAGGGAATAAGAATCCCACCGAGGGGTGAAGGCCCATGGCCCTGCCGGCTGGGCCTGTGTGCCTGAGTCTCAGACAGGGCACCCGCTTTAGCTCACGGTCATTCCTgatggtctctctttctctcggaACACGCATCTTCTCTTGTCTGTGATTCTTGTCATGTGCTAAGTGGATAATAATTTTTATCAGTTCTGGTTTTCAGTAATGCAAAACCCACTCAATAAGCTAGCAGAATGTGGGTTTCTAAAAATGGAAACCTCTGTGGTATATAGGCGGCTGGTAGGAAGCTAGAGGATCCCCTTGGCAGCCCGAAAGTCCTGTGAACGAAATTCAGTATTTTGATGGTGGCTAGTTACCCTTTACGACACTTAGCTGTGCTCCCGAGAATGAATGTTCTAGTTAAATGTTTAAGCACCTACGTTACAAATTAAAACTAATATATACAATTGGTTTGCTAATTAGGAGGACACAGGAGACTTGGTTGAGAGCTCTGACTTGGACACTCGGTCGTTTAAAAGTAAGGGCTGGTACGTGAAACTCTCACGTGTTCTGTTTGTGGTTTCTAGCCTGAGATGAGGCTCCGCAGTTCTCCTTACTGGAAGACCCACCGGCTTACCTGGCGTTCTTGTAAACACGGTGCAATGGGAAGAAGCAGTTTTATGTGATGCTGGCTACAGTATGCACGAGGGATAATTTGCTCTCTATTATTAGCCTTCTAATTACTCAGTTGGATGAAAGCAGGAGAGACCTCATTCTCAAATAGCCCAGGATGGCAGGAAGCAGCAGTTCATTTTAGGTGGTCCAGGCTGAAGAGGCGTCATTTACTCCAACAAGTTCTGTGCAAACTTTCAACTTCCATCTGTTTTTAAGGCCCTAGCTCCCTGCATGTAATtgttctaacaacaacaaaaaaatgcaatTGCATAGATCCCTAGAAAGGTTTGATCCGATTGTCCTCCCTCATGTCCACATGTCTGTCACTGGGGAAAATGAGGCCTGATTAACCCTGGTTATGAAAGAAATCAAGCTGGATTAATGTGACTAAACATTTCTAGGGAATTTGAGTTCGACTACTCTTTCTTTTCGCAGCCCTCCAAAGAAGGAGCACACAGCTCTCTTTCCCTGATGAAGTATACTTGGCTACAAGTGAATATGCAACTTGGCACACTTAAAAACTACATGTACTTCTTTCCTGTTTCCAATTGTCTTAAGCGGGTTGCGTTCCAAAGTGCCCAGTTAATTCCGTGATGACAAACTGTTCTCCTGTCCATCAGGAAAGCATTTGCCCTTGAGACTCTGCTGTCGTGTCGGTGTTCTGATGAGAGTGTAGGAAATTTTATTTCTCAGTAAAGAAACTTCTCCATAGCTGCTGGGAGATAAAGCCAGGGGCACGGGGCTTTGGGGCGCATCGGAGGATTGCTGGGGAGTTGGGGAGGTCTGTTAGAGCTGGTAGGAGTCCTGCCATGCTCTAGGTGGGTGCTGGGCACTTCAGTGCACCCCCTTATTCACACCTTGTCATCTTGGGGGGTAATCCCCGTAGTTTTGTGTCTGTGAGAATTGGAAATCTAAACGCTGGTTTGCGCAGAAGCCTGGAGTGGCGGATGGGGTGGTGAAGTGTGGGCTGCCTTCCTACCCTCCTCTGTGCTGCCTGCCCTCACGAGGCTGCTGAGTGTGCACTCAGTGCACACTACTTAGCcctccagctgctcttccagaacagGTTTGTGcagtttgttttagatttattttacgtGTAGGgatttctgcctgcatgtatgtttgtgtaccgcATGCGTACCTAgtaccctcagaggtcagaagagagtggcccatcccttgggactggagttgcaggtggcttggagctgctgtgtggggactgagaatggaacctgggtcccctgcagGAGCAACAAGcgcttttaacccctgagccagctcGCCAGCCCCCACACATTATACTTGAAAATCATGTTTTGTTGTGACATTTCCATACATACAGTTATTTATATTTTGGTTGTATCCACCCTCCCAACGGTCATCTCTTGTCCTCCTTTCTCCCTGGGTCTCTTACCCTTCCCTAGCAGTCCCTCACTACTTCCCGAAAATAACCAGAGTAGGAGAAGGAGTTAAAGGAGGACAGCACAAGAGCAACAAACTGGGCACTTAACCACACTACTGCCTATGGCCTGACTTCTAAACCCAGGGCACAGAGGTAGTTAAATGCAAGTAGCGACTTCCACACTGAACGTAAAGGCttggcctggaaagatggcttggcgGTTAAGAGCAATAGTGGTTCTTGTAGAGCATCTACATGCTGGCTCAAAGCTATGTGTAACTACAgacccagggcatctgacaccttcCCTGGCTTGGTGGGCATTAggtatatacaggcaaaacacccatgcacatgaaaaaaaaaaaaaagaagaaagaaggaaggaaggagaaacatAAAGATCATGGAGGTGGGGGATGGCATTTTCCTATTGTCCTGACTATAGAGTTACTGTCAGCAACATGAATAAAGCTGCCTAGAGTACATTGTCATTGGAAAGACTAAATCGacgagacacagagagagatatacACACTGCGTAACAAGTTCCACTTTACACACTCTGCCCTTCGTTCGTGTCTACAGATTTCATAGCCAACTATGAAATTTCAACCAACTGTGGATTGAAAACATTTAGTGAAAATATACATAGCATGTGCAGATCTTTATCCTGCTCTTATTTCCCAAGTGTCTTACTTAGAGTTTCTAGTGCTGCagtgaaacactgtgaccaaaatgcATGTTGGGgagcaaagagtttatttggctcacatttTACTATTGCTGCTCATCACGGAAGCAAGCCAGGACAGGATTTTAAGCAGGGCAGggatctggaggcaggaggtgatgtagaggctatggaggagggctgcttgctggcttgctcctcatggcttgctcagcctttcttatagaacccaggaccaccagccaagggatggtcccatcagtcactaattaagaaaatgtccaacAGCACCAttttaggcattttcttaattgaggctccctcccaTCCAGTGACCCTAGCTTGGTGAAGCTGGCTTAAAACTAGccaggagggctggtgagatggctcagtgggtaagagcacccaactgctcttctgaaggtccaaagttcaaatcccagcaaccacatggtggctcacaaccatccgtaatgagatctgactccctcttctggagggtctgaaaacaactacagtgtacttacatataataaaaataaataaatgtttgaaaaaaaaaaaactagccaggacactaAGAAATATAATAAGACAACTCTTTGTGTTTTACTGGGTACTATAAACAATGTATCAGCAATTTAAGATGTATACAAGGGTGTCTAGGTTACATATAAGTAACAGCACCATATTAAAGAAGGGGCTTGGAGCGGCTGCTGATTTTGATATCACAGGGAGTTTGGAACTGATCCCTCGCAAGGAAAATGAGAGTTGCTGGAATTGAAAATTATGGTGAGAAAAGTGTCAGGTGACATGAAAGGAATGTACTTCAGTAGGAAAATAATGAGGCAGAAACTAAATGCATCTTTGAAATTACTCTCATAGCTCCATGTTTATATTGTTCTAGTAGTGAAGTGGGTCATTTAAGAAGGTGGTCTATACCAAAACCAGTTTCCATGAAACCAGACGCCTCCAGCCATGGCAGAAATGGACCCCTGACTCCATTCTCTTGCTAGAATGTATTGTGTCACGTAAAACAGTCCATGCACAATGAGTTAGTCGCTGCATTTTGTGGCAGCGACTGAAGCACCTATCAGGAAGAGAGTCATGAAGCAGCTGTTTAACCCATACAACAGTCTAGCATATTTTGGTGGGTGTGGAAAGTTTGCCAAGACAGACCACACAAGGTAGTCACAGAGCAGAAGGCATCGTTTGATCACATGTGTAGCTATAAGAATGTCTGCAGTTCTGGGagtatacatgaaaaaaaaaccaaccaaacaaacccaaaaacaaaaaacaaagaaccaaaccaaaaccaccaccaacaaacccTGGCACTGCCCCGCACTCCAGCCCCCAGTTTAAAGCCTAGCATCTTTACTATGGCTGTCCGTCCTTACAGGTTCTTTTCCTTCCATGTCTGTATGTGAGTCATCCAGTTTTAAGGATGAAGTCCATGAGACCATGTTGGTCAAGGCCTGTACTACTGTAATACTTGCGGTACATTTCAGTGTATGTTATTATAGTAGAATACTTAAGTGTAGAGCCCGCCTCGGTTCTCTGTGCAGACTTGTCAGTGAGAGCTACAGGAGTCACAGTGTATTGCCTCCTGCCcccgtgtgtgtgtttctttgtatgttttgctatgggatctcactgtgtagcccaggctgactgaaTTCCTCATCTCTCTTCGCCCCCAGAATGCTGGAGTTATAGCAGTGTGCACCACAGCcctctgttttcttcatttttatttgatttgttaattgtattatttttttaaattattattgaaaaaaaggaagaaaaccaaagCCAAGTGGAATCACCTCActtcacagagagacagatacattccTGGTTGTTCTTTTGACCCTGTAATCTAACATAGTTATCGCTATTAATCTGTGGACCGGTAAGTATAAATAATGactttccctccccccccccccccccacaggaaGACTATGATCGTCTGAGGCCTTTATCTTACCCCATGACTGACGTCTTCCTCATATGCTTCTCCGTGGTAAATCCAGCCTCGTTTCAAAATGTAAAGGAAGAGTGGGTACCAGAGCTAAAGGAATATGCGCCAAACGTCCCCTTCTTGTTAATAGGAACTCAGGTGTGTCTGCTTTGATTTTACTCATTTAAGAAGGTCTATAGTTAGCTAGGAGGGATTGCTCTCAAGCAAGACCCTGTGACTAGCAAGTGATGTGTTAAGTAAGTTTCAAATGGGCAATTCCTCTCCTACTTCTACATTAAAATAATTCCCCCAAATTGTATTTGTatctttaaaatcttattttgtgtatttttttaatatgtgaAGACTAAATGGGACTATATgcattggtttcttttaaaatacatattatagGACATTATTGATCTTTCTTAATTAGATTGATCTCCGAGATGACCCCAAAACTTTAGCAAGACTGAATGACATGAAAGAAAAACCTGTCTGTGTggaacaaggacagaaactagcAAAAGAGGTAATGAATCCCTGCTGGGCTTAACGCAGATGTGAAGATGAGGGCTAGGCTAGAGCACTGCTGTGCCTCAGGTCCCAGCCCTATTGAGTGTTTCTCTCTCAGACCCCCATCAGCTCTGCACTGACACGAGGAAGGTCTGCTTCCCTGGCTGTAGACAAGAAAGAATGGGACCCTTTAAGTAACAGGAGCCAGAGACTTTTCAGTAAAAAATGGCAGAGCTGAGCTTCCAGCTTGAATGTTTGTCCACCTGTGCTAAGCTGACAACTATGACTTTAAAGGCACCTGTAGGAGGTAGCCGAGGCAGAGGCGGAGACTTCACATCCTTCTTAATTATTTAAACATTTGTACTGTGCCAAATTAGGCTCTGCTTTCAGCTTACACGCCTGCAGGTGCAGTTGAAGTGACATTAGGTAACAATGTAAATCTATGGTTACAGAGAAAATTATGGGTAGTTTTCTACAAAATATTTAGATACATATAATGCCTTTTAATTAAATTTACATTATTCCTTACCCCAAAGGTAGATTCTTTTCCACTTCATATGACTGACTATAAGATTACTGAAttcctctaattctttttttatttttcctgttttggcttTAGTAGGATTTTTGTGTAAGTGCAATCTAATAAGgtcttttaaactgtgttatgAGGAGATAGGAAGAAGCGAGAGAACTTTCTGGAGGACAGCATTTccccaaggaaagagaaatgatTTCACCAACTCCAGGAATTCCTCGCGTTGATTTTATAATCTTGGAGAAAGGAGTAATTTCTAAATGCATAAAAGCAAAAGTTATAAATGCAGGTTATCTCAGTACATAAATACGTGCTATTACACTGGATATTAGTAATCAGATTGCTGTGTAGGGCattaaccataaaatgatttaatcagaagatggcatagacCCTAGTGGAAAAGTGCTAAGAACATTCATCCGAAGTCACCAAGTCTGAGGAAACTCCaaggagaaagaatagaaactGTGTGTTCTAGCTAGGCATAGGGGCAtaggcctttaatttcagcactcagggggcagaggaaggtggagctctgtgagttcaaggctagctggtctatagagtaagtttgaggacagccagggctacatagggaaactgtctcaaaaagcaagccagcaaacaaaagaaattgtGTTTTCTTACTCGGCAGGTCTAACAACCCAGTAGAACACGTTAAGACCCTACCGTGCTCTTAGGAGACCGTAAAGGAGTGAGCACAGAGTTTAGAGTGCCAGAAGGGAATGTGTAGACTGAAGAAGCCAGGGAGATAAATTAAGGGATGGAGCAGCCCAGCAACCCTGACAGTCAACCAGTCAAGGAAACGACTAAGGTCTACACAGGGAAAGCAGTGTTCTTGCCTACCCTTGGCTTTTTAACTGCATCTTAGATATGGCAAGCATCTCCCGCATCAGTCTCGGGTTTGAACTCCTCAGGACCCCTCACTGTTCGGCCTTCACCCTCCTCCTGTTTCCCGCTGCTCTTTGTCCCAGCAATCACCAGTGTCTACTCTGTATACCTTTTCTGGCCACACAGTAGGACACCTTGACATGTCCCCAGGACCTTAACATATATCGATTATCTAATATTTGATGAATGAGTTTTCCATAAAGAAATCCAGAAGGCCATACACTAGTATTTTAACAACCGTCTCCCTCTGGGAATTGTGAAGATGCATAATAAGGTTCTTTCTATATAGCTATATTTTTAACGTGTTGTTACTGAGTTGTATAAAACCTTGATGTAACTGTGGctttttccctccttcccagATAGGTGCATGCTGCTATGTGGAGTGTTCAGCTTTAACCCAGAAGGGTTTGAAGACTGTGTTTGATGAGGCTATCATAGCCATTTTAACTCCAAAGaaacacacagtaaaaaaaagaataggatcAAGATGTATAAACTGTTGTTTGATTACGTGAGAAACATCTTTAGTGGCCAAGGAAACTGTCCATTTCTcccagaaagcatttgaaatgctaCAGCGCTATCCTGACCTCTTACAGTGAAGCAGTTTAACTTGAGGAGGGAGGGAACCTGTCCTCAGCATTCTACAGAGTTCATTGAGAATGTTTCAGAAAGGTCTAAGCGGCAGCGAACAGCATCTGAAGCCACAATCTACTATAAATACTTTATTTCAACTAGAAGGTACAATCTCTCAGGGGTTTCATAGTTAAAAAGCTACAATCACATCATGTTGAAATGACATTTAGAAAACAACAGTGCTGTAAATGGACTGCCCGGCTTGGACCATGTAACTTCTGCACAGCCCTTATGGAATCTGCACAGAGAAAtaacttctctcctttctcctcttaatTGTTCTTGTATGTAAGCTGCTTTCTATTCCAGTAGATCCAGAGTGGCGAGATAACCAGGCCAGCCACGTAGCCAAAGGTCGCTCCGAGTGTACAGGAGATGGGCCACACCTGAGGAAAGAATTGAGATCTAAACCAACCGATGCTTTATTATACTTGAGCACAAATGAAGTGTAACACAAACCTTTCTATAGTGAAGCTTAGTGTGCTTTCTTAAAGAATGCCAAGTTGAATAGATCATAACTGCTTTGATCATGAACACTAAAAATGTACACATTTTAGTTAATGTGCATTAAACAGTAACAAGGCTTCTGGCAACTGTAGATTTTAGTTTGATGTTATCCAAATTGCATGAAATACATGCTAAAGTAACGTTTAAAAATTGGGTCATAGTTTGCCATAATCCTGAACTCAGTTTAGCTCTCTGAATTAGTTGGCCATTTTCTAATTCCCACATTGGCTGTATACATCAAATGAAGTAAGTGTATAGGCTGACCGATTCTCAGAAACTCTCAGTCGTGTCAGAGGGAAGACCTGGAATCTAAGCGCGTCCTGTGGGATTTGTGGATATCTGCTTCCATAGTAAAACTGATGTCCGCTTGGAGCTGCAGCTAGCACATCCACAGCAGAAGGCACAACCCACAGCTTACGCACACACCTAGTGAGAGGCGAGCAGAGCACTGCTGCCTTCCCAAGACCCTTCCTCCAGCCACGCTACATTTCACTAAGCCAGAGATAATAATGGTGACTTTTCTTTGTAATGCCACAGACAGGGTATGTGTGGAACGTCTTGGAAACAAACTTTCATGCTCCTTTGTAAAGCTTATTTGGTGTACCGCAGCCATTTCTAACCCTTCTCCGGGGAATAGGCCATCAAAGTGTACTG is part of the Mus musculus strain C57BL/6J chromosome 17, GRCm38.p6 C57BL/6J genome and harbors:
- the Rhoq gene encoding rho-related GTP-binding protein RhoQ, whose protein sequence is MAHGPGALMLKCVVVGDGAVGKTCLLMSYANDAFPEEYVPTVFDHYAVSVTVGGKQYLLGLYDTAGQEDYDRLRPLSYPMTDVFLICFSVVNPASFQNVKEEWVPELKEYAPNVPFLLIGTQIDLRDDPKTLARLNDMKEKPVCVEQGQKLAKEIGACCYVECSALTQKGLKTVFDEAIIAILTPKKHTVKKRIGSRCINCCLIT